The Silene latifolia isolate original U9 population chromosome Y, ASM4854445v1, whole genome shotgun sequence sequence CTCATACCACATCCCAAAACACGCATAAAACCTGtatagaacctactcgatcgagcccctacgcctactcgatcgagttgaggtcactcgatcgagttgccccacttactcgatcgagtacctcgactccagaacctgatcagAAGACTCACAAAAACACACTCAATCGAGCtgactagccactcgatcgagtgccccaacctactcgatcgagcacccaaaAACCTACTTCTGCCCAGAAAACataaaactacctactcgatcgagtcatacccactcgatcgagcctctcacctactcgatccaatgccccccactcgatcgagtcatccaTACTCGTTTAAATACCCGTATGTTCATCTTTCTTTCCCACTATCTATACTGCCAACATAACGACaacaacaatatatatatatatatatatatatatatatatatatatatatatacaactcTTTATATGCTCAACAAAACAACTTTATTCTATATTTCTAACATACCACATTGTAAAACAAACATCATGCCTTCATTCATCCAACATACAAATCACATATTCATCACCTTTTTATTCCATACCCCTATCCTCCACTTTCATGCATCCACCTATTCACACCACATGTTATTATATAGATACACAAATAAGAAgataacacataacgatcccgacccgtaccccatgtgaccggttcaaagttatagggcgagttcgcgactttaggacgtctcccaagcctttgcattaactcctacaacttctaccccgggttcattttagtttgactccctatgttcattaggttcattggttacaggtttcaggatcgtcgctttgataccactttgtaacacccccatactccaagtgccttaccaggaccacttagagcatgagaatgctaccatttcggttacccgaggaaatgataatcataagacaataatgaaacatacttaaaagcaaaatacggtttaaagtgattacatgacaactccaaaactattaaactgaaatacaacgtactcaaaatggtccactGGTAAATCTATCAAAactacaaaacatcgtctgacacattggaagactcttctaactgccatgtgatgactcatcccagctatctcatATGCGTCATATCATCATACCTTCTCAATAAATGCTTACCATCccagaatggatcaccacagtttttaaaacatttaaacggggtcagtactaattacacaaaacaaagccacaacgaaacaaatgccaaacagctcaatcaacacaCAATTCTCTAGTCTCCAtaaccaatctccacacaactgaatacacactaaagtgtgcagtcctgccagagtacccatcgcaataagtactccacaccgccagtgggggaccgcagtcgtaccaaccaaatccccgctcatcaaacactgagcgataaacccaagtttccttaatgtgcacatcccctcctatggcgggttccacagagggcgaaccaagggcgtgaagccactcccacaagtgactccactcagccagggatgcgccTCGAAGATCATAGACAGTTATATAACAATAATTATACAACACTACCAATAATCACCAAATCAGAATTCAATGCCACaacgatatacaacaacaacagtaatcaccaaccacacttatgtaattaatcctgagtagggaaaaccctacctggaaagcaacacgaaAACAGACGATCAAGTAGCTTTCTCATAATCTCTCCTCAATGAACCGTCCTcctatatatacatacatattatCAGTACCATAACCACATCATCACTAACCCCTCCccccaaaatccccaaattagggtttaaccaaacttaacgaaACGATAAGAAAAttatatgtagaacttacccacgacgcaaggatcacaaaggtataaagaacgatgaaaaccaacacctctagctccgagatttgctaataatgcgaaggGAATAGGCAACGTAACTTAAAACTTCTCTTTGATTGtcatttaggttttgtaaaagtgttttatgAAAAGATGATGAAAGTATATATACTAATcggcattattaacaaacccgtcgcaaatcacccgtaacccgacttactcgatcgagtaagtcacttacttgatcgagtgacccttactcaatcgagtgccaagcttactcgatcgagtaccctaaagaCAAACTACTGTTTTGCATAAAATCAAACTTATTCGACATAGTaatccccactcgatagagtaccccaagacacatgaaaccgtagtattacatgacatatataaatgaatcttcccttacgtattcttatcatgagtttcaataatgtgatcgcaccattgctgagaacacatactccaacaatctctcacttgtccaagacaagtgtgcatcaccaattctcttgtcctattacaatctcccactcaatgcaaggtgtcttgcaggtcgttcttgcatttgatcatatcttgagtggtatcctcgatctggagagtaactgtctgaccggaattatctaccgtagatactttccgagtgtggccacgcatttctagttcactactcctcgagtggccttgagattttaaataaccctgacaaggggtagacaattcatatcgcactattcccttcgtacacccacagttcatcatgacccaaaagatgcacacTCACCCCCTTTTGACAGAATGGCTTGGGGCAAAAATCAAGGTCAATCAAAAACTATGccgacttgggcgaacagtctcttgTCAAAGAATCAACttaaaagaatactatagtagctctcgccacgaccaggctatataaaattgccagaactctataaccgGTCACAGcccaacagagtgtcccatacagtctgcctatctgatcgattagtcatcccatatgaccctatggcacttgaacttgccatcaatcgactaaCTCTCTAGACTCTAGCAGACGtgacctcatataagtgactaggggccaatactatggtAATCCATTTCACataaatagggttcaatattgtctcgacaacctatttggaaaataAAGTATTATAAGAAAAAGGTTTTGAATAAAACTTTAACGATGAGTGCATTATcgcatatgtaaaattgatacaatatcaattactacataatctataattcatttttaatcttgtatatagtggatcatctcaattcaattgacatggtatgacttatcatgctaagcctatgagaaggctttggttagtatgTCTTAGAAACACTTTGTAttttcctaaccttactatatactttttcccttgttatgtataatctttattataaaacttttgagtaggtgtctagatccaatttatacataggctttcttgccttagaatagctccctcTGTCCTCACAGtcagtagggataggaccttcagttattggaacgaactaccatagttcctccaattcacaaaaccgaatcctaaaatcatcccttccttcttgcatatctcattattgcaagtgtactcaattttcgttgtgtatatctcattgttcaattgcctaggacgtttctagcagatatcctccttaaaaaatatagccaagatggttctctaaccatccttatgtgtttagaatatggtttttgtgtaactccttgcacataaatccatctcatttctaaatgcttagcttcatatctttagtacttcctcagtactaactaatgaactatgtggctatatagagacttctctcaaggattcgatttgtaacatctcgttatactccaagtatacgaggtttaagaatggtaatacatcttagcgtaatgaattaatcccgcagcggaagcaaatggattcaatttcttcatgttcaatacttttgaacttgtcaggattcttattaacataagaatattaactttatgctaatatccatcgaactggatatcttagagatgtattattcttcttctAAGTCTTTTATCACTCacagtgatcaatatgtcattcacatgtaagactaataataccaccgttctcccactaaacttcatgtataaacaaaactactcgacaaatcgagaaaagtttattACATGACTAAAACACGCCATTCAACTCCTTTACTTCTACTTAAGATTTAttcttaagttcgtatcctaccttaggatagttgcgatttacaaaactcatgcaagatgattttaaaatccaacaatCAAATATTATGAAATCCGAATTTTAACGAAGTGTTGGAATTTGTGTAAACCTCTTACCACTAATCAACCAAGTCatggaaacatcttaatgttCATGTTCAGTTCGGACTTTCTAGAGTTGAaattagataaagcatcttaatatgTTACAGGTTTgctactttcaaaaataacatgactcctgtccacttaggtttcgaaaaaataattactgattttgaccaagaatgAACATCTTCCTACATCTTATTCTCagttgtggctcttgaacattttctcccactctgtctttaagaaataatcctcttttctttaatagacagcatcacgagccacaaactctttgttcctGTGATCATGTTGGAAAaaagagcacatgtttactatcgaaacaagctacaatttaggtaccatgcctaaccatatcttaTATGAAAACTAGATGcttgctttaaccatgttttatgTTAGTGGAAAttttaaatgccagacaaattttataacagaaactaccttcAACTACAGTgaaaagattcaatcatatcttaatgaaagtgatcttgtgataccatatcacactctttttggtgcagataacagtcatcactttattgttctcATCCTAaataaagtactaatactttgaaTTTTATACATCATAAGAAGAATTGATTGAACTTAATCAAATAATTTCTCTTctcacctcattaagtggataccaagtatctacctagttcgtcggtaaaagagaagaagaagtaataaccttctctgGCAAACAAATTGGATGGACTACAAGCCTCCTTGTGCTAGTTCTTGGGCTTGGAGGAAGGTATGTGAAGTAAAGGAGATTTTTAAGGCTGCATATGGTCAAGGTAAGTGGACTGATGCTGATGAAGATTATAGCATTAATGTAGGTTATATCTGGCTGACTCAACATAATCTGGACAAAGTGACTTGGTTCAAAAGTGTTTGGAATAAATTCATTATTCCAAAGCATTCTTTCATTTTGCGGCTACTTAATCATGAACGACTTCTAACATTGGATAGCCTTGTGAAGATAGGTATTACTCATCAAACCAATTGTTTTCTCTGTGGAATACATGCTGAGACTCATACACATCTTTTCCAGGAATGTGTGTTTGTTAATAGATGTTATACTAAACTACTTGAGTGGTTGCAACTGCAAGTTTCTGGCCAGATCACTGCTACTAAAATGCTAAAAATGAGGAACTACACTGGCTTTATACGACTTCTTATGAGCTCTCTGATTGCTGATGTGCAATACAAGGTCTGGACTTGCAGAAATGTGTGCAAAATTGAGGGATATGTGACTCATCCTGTTACGATCATTAATCGTGTAAAGGCTGATTGTAGGATGTGGATTATGAATGTTCATGTTGGCAGACTGAAAAGAGAGGAGATTGAGTGGTGTACTCGGAGAGATTTAATGTAACTTAAGTTTATTGTAGTTGCTTTAGTGTTGCATTAGAGTCTGAAAACATTTGGAATGGTTGTACTGGTGATTGGTAGCCTGTTTGGGCTTTGCTTATAATATTACttacattttcaccaaaaaaaataaccttctctgattgaaattgtattcgaccatacacttcaaagtgtaaatagggtgaatatcttgctctattcataatcctttttgcagaaaaagtcatgaattaacttgctttgaatacaagattcgcacacactAAAAGATTCCctttcaaatggtttgggagactagtcaaaactagtttctaaatgtgattttcaatcgagaatttagaaatgattggggttcaccaacttgagtcttgtaaatatgaaatttatttttagtttgattatatttaccttgatttgtatggtctcaccatgagcttaatcgtggtatgttagggcacaacgcttgttttaattgcataatagagaaaccctttgcgtttttatataaaaacttgaattatattcttatttagagttagtgtacatcataacaattattgtggtacatttctaaatacaaaactaaaatgagtacgctACAACATTCATATATTCATGGATGAATTGGCAACTACcatagttccattcatgcaaatttctgaacttattcttgctagtcgtcacacaataatgccaaatatcatgacgaaatccacaaatttgtatcaattactcatgatgtggtaattggcaagaatggaatgtcaatgtcatagatattcaggaaggaatatgttggagtcacacaaccaacttcctatatctttacttatttggggtatGTCTCTTAtttctttcgagcctagttctatccttaacaattaagataggtgcttacttcttattgctcccactgacttcaaaaatttctacttgatgaagacttatcttcatataaattcctagttaatccttcacaagggttaactctattgtggtatttggttaatcaaaatttctaacaaatcaatttacaaatttaacattgtcatgttcttaataacttaagtacttgatgacaagtgtttgatttgagcaataagacttttgaaccgtggatgcatagaagatactatcaaaatatattttgactaatcattacttctattcacacatcttcacaagaaatcatacataggcatgttaggaatataagatgctaatcttatatgacataggacaactcctatggagttctatggaatagaacgattcctatggaactagtccatgctctatttaaacggttcatttgaggatttagaaagagattctatttgtcgttagtaatggtggtttagcggagactcatgttacaaccgaattgatatcgtatattaataggagaaatgataaagaacaacataaaactacgaaatagtgggaaaagaaacattcatcgttaatatatgaaaacattttagcatgttttagcatttatataatgacctccacccaattatataaatgattccgagatccaaatccagattaactcgggcacggggaaaccgatacatctctcactaatataactcggtgggttaactctttaactgattctacaattataactctcggtcgatgaaattacgttaagttcatctctagcccaaaacataagactagtctctatgtccgttgagtccaaccatatttcgcgtgtaataactggttattaccccacttacccaatgaaaaagaAAGTTCCCCGGAAAACGGAATCTACctcaaatgtcaaagggattcatgggtcctactatttggaaaggctaatctcaattttaaatatgtgagaggtcttttcgatttattatctatcacttttatgtgaactatattagtgaactaacgataattataatcgacacggtcgaaaaagatgatatatatataaaaaaaatgcatGAGATGTTAatgacgatttggcaatgcatgtacatataaaaaatgcaaagcaataaataaatttcctagtagggcctttcctaaaatagaaaatctaataatctattacaaattcgtaaACCAACTCCTTCGGTCCCTAGAATCTTTATATGGCACACCTTCCAAGAAAACTCCGTCTTGTCGAAACACCTTCCGAATGGCACcttcttgaaggaactccggaataacaaataataataaaatacatagctattcctattatacatttgtaaaaatgaatctagtaaaaataaaagtgatacgagatcatattaaaattacaaccgaatcggtattcccttacattacgagtAATacggattaaaactaaggccatactaagataaaattacataattcaaaattacataaataaaatataacattcATAAATAAAATATACAGCATAAATATATGTCTCTACCATGCCAATTTaaagtgccaaatcgccctactgaaaccttatatcttatataattcggttttatggaaatgcgtgataataatttattaaaatcataaatcaatacataaatcaaatttaagcccaagttaattatcctaaccttcttaggacttaaaaataattattcaacttggttttgtattattgcttatttaaacttcttttaatcataataattatgaaataattcccaataaatcataaaaatttggaaaaattcaaaatcacatttttgCATATACTGGGatattaccaagattccaaaaactcaataaaatttgcccacaaaatatttgtaatttacttcattaataaaacgTATAAATcctaacttttaccatttaatccaaattaaacataaaaattatgaaaaaatatcaaaatcaaaatttttaagattcttaaataatttccagaacctggaaatagcaaaattttaacaaaaaatttcgaattaatttttatgactaataaagttgcccttttatcgattttatctcataaaaatcaataaacataccaaatcaatcaaaattaatcatacaactttatatctgatgtccatatgatatatatataacatTAGGGAAAATTTCAAGTCATAAAATTCAtcttagctatttttgctaaaaatagtcactatttatatctttttaaccattaaaactataaatcatgcataataatcacatttatctcaaattttacatacaatctttaaaatatgcatgtgacatcatattaaaatttcgtggCATGTttcaaaatttaactatttttagtaaataaaagttcattttactcattaaaatgaaattatttcacaaaaaatcattaaaataagcaataatcatccataaatcatcaaaatgacctaaaaatattttaggaccagaatgtataacatgcaaattttttttgtgatttatcattataaatttgaaattttagtttttattttgttatcaaaTAATTCATAAAAAACAATAAGAAtgatatgcatgcaacaccaatgctctgataccaattgttaagTTCATAAACcactattagactcatctaattcattttataaattactcataatttatgtcatgtggatctagttgcatgcaagataATTTTATACAAAACAAGAAGAAAAACATGTTTCTTACATTATATGTGGGACGAAaatgggcacaagtgaggactccttcctccagttgttcttgagctacaaagtatatggatgatcctccaacaagatcccaaagtagagatcttCCTCTTaattgcaccaagactatccctcaatactacaaatattattaactagataataagagTAGTGACCTTAAATATAAATCTAATATTAGAGTTATTACTACAGTAATAATCTTGTGGAATATTAGAATTATAGAACAAAAATTATgaataaaataatttttatgtagagagaagaagaggttTTTGAGCATAagaataatcttactaaaatgagAACAATTCACTTGTTAGTATAGAGGGGCAACTGGTTTTTGGCACATAGGGTAGTCAAATTTATCTTCCCaaattttccttttgttcttcacaaaaaAAGCTAGAATAGGTGTAGGTATCTTTCATGCAATAGGGTCATCATTATGTTCCAATTAGCATAAaataatcacccattaacccctAAATAAACCGATTTTAGCCACTTTAAATGGACTCCGTTTTATTTTTTCtcatttgtaatttgtaatatgttgtgacatgtgacatgtaacatgtcattactGATATAACTGTATATTTAACAAactaaatatcattatatatcaaataaattacaattaacaaattaacaagtaattcacaattacatgtatatagaatgagtcacattaagtctagttaatataatctacaacattttgcaattatgattaactaattactcttatcttaaatatttcataaacattaatcaattttagtaatatataatattaactattaaattgaatcttatttaatcatattacaataagatataatattctctcttatatgTCAATTTGTTCAaattaaggatttaatcaatctgtatcgtcatatAATCGATTAACTTtaaaattaagggaatcgtcctttagatgtgaccttaagggatcaactgatcacaaccgttaaacgacagtaatgtcaaactctagtcagccaatcattaacgattaatgttaatcagttgatatatataaatgaatcgtcccttacgtattcttatcatgagtttaaataatgtgatcgcaccattgttgaggacacatactccaacacctatgccatgtgaaagatacTAGTATTGTGGAACCGAGAGCagctgagataccagtggtgggggagtttccagatttttttccagatgagataccgggtttaccaccgaagagagagatagatttcagtgtggagttaaAACCATGGATGGGACCAAtgtctaaggccccgtaccgtatgggtcctaaggcgTTAGaggagttgaagaaacagttgaATTATTTGGTGgacaagggatacattagacctagtgtatcaccgtggggtgCACCAGTCTTGTTCgcgaagaagaaggatgggattttgaggttatgcatagactaCAGGAAGCTGAAccatgtcacagtgaagaacaggcATCCTTTGCCAAGTATAGATGATCATTTTTACCAGTTGAGTGGAGCAGGTTTTTTTTCGAAGATTGATCTAAGGTCGAGGTACCATCgggtgaggattcgggatgaagatATAACACAGACagcttttcgatcgaggtatggtaactatgagtatgtggtgatgttgTTTTGGTTGACTAATTcgccagcagtgtttatggattatGACCCGGGTTTTTAGCCAGTACTTGgatcagtttgtggtggtgttaatagatgatatcttagtctattccaagactaaggaggagtatGAGGAGCACTTACGATTGGTGTCGCAAACCTTACGTGACAACTagttgtatgctaagttatctaagtgtgagttctggatAGAGAAAGTGGCTTCTATGGgccatgtaatctctaaagaggGTCTAGCTATAGATCCTTGCAAGATTGAGGCGATGTCTAACTGggaggcaccaaagaatgtgaCTGAGATCAGGAgattcttgggtttggcagggtactaacGACAGTTCGTGAAAGGCTTTTCCAAGATTGCAAGACGTATGACAAcgttaatgaggaaagagaacaggtttcgttgggagaAAAGTTGTGAGACgacattccaaacattaaaggagtgtttgaccacagtTCTAATCTTAGTTTTACTTGAATGGAGTGAGAACATcaaggtgtatacagatgcttcgaagAACGGGTTGGGTCGTGTGTTGATTCAAAACgagaaagtcattgcctatgcttctaggcaaatGAAgtcttataaggagaactatccgacgaaTGATCTAGAGTTGaatgcagttgtgtttgctctcaagatttggagacactatctaTATGGGTCGACCTTTAAGGTGtgttctgatcacaagagtctataGTACATcttactcaaaaggagttgaacatgagatagaggaggtggatgTAGCTTATAGGAgaatatgacatggatatcatataccatgaaggtaaggctaatgtggtggccgatgcgctgagcagaaagagtgtgcattctttatgCACAGTTGTGTAACTGATGAGGCTGAAAGATGAAGTGaccaagatggggatacatgtgatccagaaaggggatgctagacgTGATTTGATAGTTCAggcagatctttatgatgacatttGCAGGAATCCAAAGATTCAGGAGTGGCGAGCTGGAGTAAAGAAATGGGcggtgtctcggttctctattcattctgatgggagtgttcggtttgacaggagatggtgtgtacctaaggattgaagagttgaaaaagataatcatgacagaaaCTCATtacacaccgtattcagtacatctaagtggtgacaagctttacagggatctgaagaacacgttttggtggcctgggataaagagggagacaactgagtttgtggctggatgtttgacttgccagagagtcaaaggggaacagggaagaccgcaaggtaagattcagttaCTTGAGGTACCTGAATGGAAATAggaatctatctccatggatttcatcgTGAGTTTACCGAGGagacagcaaggtaataacatgatatgggtgatcattgatcgtttgaccaagtcagctcattttattcccatGAGAGATACGTCGAGTAAGGTGCAGTTGGAAAATGGCTACAGGAAGAATATAGTGAGGCTACATGTAGTGTCAAAGTACATTGTGTCAGATGGAGATGTGAGATTCATTTCttggttttggcaagagttgcaggaattgatggggacTACCTTGAAGATAAGTACTGCATTTCATCTTGTGACAGGTGtgcagacagagagaacaatcaagaccttggaagacatgttaagggcttgtgtgatggagttttgtggtagttgggaagataggttggatttgattgagttttcttacaacaacagctattgggatggctccgtttgaggccttgtatgggaggagatgcaatAGTCCGATTTGCTGGAATGATagcgctgaggcagtggttttaggtccACAGATGGTACGGGATATGGTTGAACACGTGAAattgattcgacaaaagatgaaagcagcacaAGATCGACAAAAGAATTATGCGGatttacatcgtcgggacattgagttccaagttggggacaaggttctttcgaaagtgtcacctatgcgtggggtGATGCGATTTCGTAAGAAAaggaagctaagccaaaagttcattggtccttatgagattttagatcgtatgggagaggttgcttatcggttagctttgtcaccagctttggatcgggtACATAATGtatttcatgtgtctcaactacgGAAGTATGTTGGTGACCTTTCCCATGTGCTAGAGGTTGAGAAAATTAAGTTATATAaatccttgtcttaccttgaagTGCCAAAAGAGATCCTAGATCGCAAGTTTCACAAGACTAGAACCGGGGAGACAGTGTTGCTAAAGGTTTTATGGTCCAATCACAACGTTAAGGAGGCAACTTGTAAGGCGGAGGAA is a genomic window containing:
- the LOC141628739 gene encoding uncharacterized protein LOC141628739, producing MDYKPPCASSWAWRKVCEVKEIFKAAYGQGKWTDADEDYSINVGYIWLTQHNLDKVTWFKSVWNKFIIPKHSFILRLLNHERLLTLDSLVKIGITHQTNCFLCGIHAETHTHLFQECVFVNRCYTKLLEWLQLQVSGQITATKMLKMRNYTGFIRLLMSSLIADVQYKVWTCRNVCKIEGYVTHPVTIINRVKADCRMWIMNVHVGRLKREEIEWCTRRDLM